In one Phyllostomus discolor isolate MPI-MPIP mPhyDis1 chromosome 8, mPhyDis1.pri.v3, whole genome shotgun sequence genomic region, the following are encoded:
- the APELA gene encoding apelin receptor early endogenous ligand produces the protein MRFRQFLFVFLIFMMSLLLINGQRPANLAMRRKLHRLSCHQRRCIPLHSRVPFP, from the exons ATGAGATTTCGACaattcctttttgtatttttaatttttatgatgaGTCTTCTTCTTATCAATGGACAGAGACCAG ctAATTTGGCAATGAGAAGAAAACTACATAGACTCAGCTGCCATCAGAGGAGATGCATTCCTCTCCACTCACGAGTGCCCTTCCCCTGA